The DNA segment TAGTGACCAGTCTTGCTGAGAAAGCCATGTCTGTTGCATCTCCTGTTGTACCCACAAAGGGTGATGGCGAGGTTGATCAAGAAAGGTTAGTTAAATATTAGGATGGCTTTTGATCTCATTCTCACTTGAATATTCTTACCATATCTGACTTTTGCAAGCAGGCTCGTCGCAATTCTTGCTGAACTAGGACAAAAAGGTGGTGCATTGAGGTTTGTTGGAAAAATCGCTCTACTCTGGGGAGGTATTCGTGGTGCTATGAGCTTGACTGATAGGCTCATCTCATTCTTACGTATTAGCGAACGCCCCTTATTTCAGAGGTGAGTTGTCCTAATTAGCaccatcaaaataattttagtaGAGAAAAAGGGACATAATTCAGATGATGTCTTCATCAAATGGATTAGGTTAAGTAGAGTATGAGAATTTAAAGAAGACTGGAATTGGCATTGTTTTTGCTTGCAAGCAGCATGCTATATCGGTAAATCTGGTGTCATGTGTTCATTTCTTTAATTTCCAAATGTACAGTGAGGCATATAAATTTTCATATGTTCTTTATGCAAACCCAGATCCAGGTGGTTAGTAGGTATGAAGCTGCTATAATGTAGTCATAATGTCATATTGAGTAAAGGGAcaaaccattgattttcattattttttaccaTTTGATAGTTCAAGCTCTACAAGCTTTTCTGTGGTCTAGAATGGTGTGATACTTCTGGTTCTTGTCAGTGGTACCACAGTTggagaaaagataaaaatatttctgtatttgcataacaaatatgcAGTAAATTTATTGAGCAGAAACAGCTAGTTCTTAATCACTCATCCTTCTTTCCCTGAATGGAGAGTGAATCCTTCTGAAAAGGAATGTAGATAGATATATTCTAGAGTGGAATGTAGACATAGAGATCTGAGCGCAGCTGTGTCCCTTGTGGACAAGGGACTCACTACTTGATGACAGAACCAAAGGTGGTTTGAACAATGGGTAGGGAATCCCGCAGCCTGTGAGTGTCGTAGGTTTAATAAAGTCGGCCTGCGACTGCTGCGGGTGCCGGAGTACAGCTGATAGGATATTTGAAGGGAGATGGAATGAGTCTATCACTATCTGTGATAAAACATATAAGACCGTCATCCCTTTAACACAGCAAATCATGGATCTCAATCTTGCAGTGGAGTGAGTAGTACAGTGCAAGAATGTTATCGCAGAATGGAGCTCCCCTTTCCCCATCCTCTGGTTGTTAAGGAAACAGTTGTTCCCTGAAATCATAATTTCCTTTATAAATGAAGTGGTTGATTGAAATAGTTTTCATACTGTAGTTGTATGTGAAAATTTTCTTGTCCCTTACAACCTTTACATATCAGTAAATTTCTTTTAAATATATTATACCTTTTTATGGTGATTTTATGTTATCAGGTTATCATTAACATCTGCCTGTTCAAATTTTTAGGATCATGGGATTTTCCTTCATGGTATTTGTGCTATGGTCTCCTGTTGTGATTCCTCTACTGCCAACACTTGTACAAAGTTGGACAATAAGTTCTTCAACAGGAATTGTTGGATATGCTTGCATTGTTGGACTGTATGTGTCTATAATGATACTTGTCATATTGTGGGGTAAAAGAATACGTGGCTACGAAAATCCAGTTGAGCAATATGGGATGAATCTTGCATCTGTATCAAGGGTATGAACTGTCTTGCCTGTGTAACACTAGGTCTTTGTATAATAAAGATTTGTGTAATGTTCCCGTCACATATATAATAACTTGCATATTTCATTTGGTTGCAGGTACAAGAATTTTTGCAAGGTCTTGCTGGAGGTATAACTGTTGTTGGATTGGTGCATTCAGTAAGCATTTTACTTGGCTTTGCAGCTCTTCGTGCAGGGTCATATTCATTCGTGACTAGGCCACTTGATCTTCTCAAGTCTTCTAGTAATGTACTATTGCTAGCTCTCAGAGGATTTGTCACAGCAACTAGTATTGCTGTGGTGGAAGAAGTAGTTTTCAGATCATGGCTTCCAGAAGAAGTTGCTGTTGACCTTGGCTACTACAGTGCCATTCTGATATCTGGGGTTGCATTTTCTCTTATTCACCGGTATGTCTGTTGTGGCCACTTTCCCTTATGTTATTTCACTGCTTTATTATTTAGCAGTTAGAACATGTATTTTTAGAGAGGAATATTATTTAGCAGTTAGAACATGTTTCTTTAGAGAGAGGAACATGGTTAGTATTACTGCTGGTAAATTCTGAATACATTCATCTCTAGGTTTGGAATGTAAAAAATACAATAGTAGCTGATTAGAAACACAAGGCGCAGTGATTGGTAGTTTGATACCTACAGGTGTCACCTGGTGGGTGGATGGGTGGGGGAGCTCAATGAGGGTAGGGGATTGACAGGAGTCAGGAAAGAGAATGGGTGACTGGTGGGATATTGAACGATTTAATCCTTTCAATGCAAGAAAAACAAAGTATGATTTCACCCCATTAACAAGCAAAACTTGATAGCTTTAGCAAACTTAAAAGATAATGCAACTATAATGTACACCCTACTATTTCAGTCGATGGATGTGCTTTCTATACAAGCATGAGCAATTGTGCGACCAAGCAACAAAGAATGTGACGTACTAACATACTTGAAAACACATGGCAGGTCCCTACCTTCAGTACCAGGCTTCTTGCTACTTTCACTAGTTCTTTTTGGACTTAAACAAAGGACGCAAGGGAAGCTTGCTGCACCTATTGGCCTTCGTTCTGGAATTATGACAGCTAGTTATCTGATACAAACCAGTGGTATTATTCAATCCAAACCTGGTACACCATTTTGGATGATCAGCACGTACCATCTTCATCCTTTTGATGGTGTAATTGGCTTAAGTGTTTGTGCATTACTTGCTATCCTTTTCTTCCCCCAAGAACCTGTTCAGAAGGATTCTTTTGTATCGTGACAAGAAAACAAGTACCCTCAACGTATAGCTTCAGAAAAAGATGCGATCATCTCTGTACAAAATTTGTGTCAGCAAAGGACTGCTCTAGTATACCATTTTACACCGCGGCTCCATGTTCAGAGGGAAGCACCCAGTTACCTCAAAAAGAATCTCAGAGATTATGCTGATGCATCAACTTTGTGCTTGTCCTTGGGGCATCTGCAATGTTCATATTCTTAAACTTGTACACTACCGTGTACTGTTTTGATTTTTCGGGAATATACTATATATGAATCAAGTTGTAACCTTCCAATCGGGGATAGTCTCGTCCATTGATTACAAGGTATGTACCTTAACTTCACTTGGGACCTCATTTTTCACTGTGCTAAATTGCTAACTCTTCACTGTTGCTTTGCATGCAGGTTGAAAGAACAAACCAAGTTGTTGGATATGCCCTGGTAGAGAATATAGAAGCTGGTACATTTTCCATTTTGCCAAGTAGCCTGCAGACCTGATACTGTCATCCGACTTGGTTGTACAATTACCTAATACTGATGAGTAGATATGACTAGCTGACTTGTAGGTCGTGTCTGTACATCGTATATAGTATATTCTGCCAATTTTGTTCTAAATATTGGAACAGAGAATCATACCCAAGTtttgaggtatcaaattttggcCAACACACATACTGTATCTAGAAAAGGAGTTAAGTTCGCTCCAGGAGAGAGTTAGCTGATGTTACATAGAATTGTGCAtccttttccccctttttatCTGTTCAGAACTAACTGTAAATGTAATGTTAAGACCATGTATAGACGAAAATTACTGTGATTACAAGAAAAATATACATGCATTTATGCATTATAGTCCTATGTGGCTTGTGCACAAAAGTCCTGTATTTACCGTTCATAGTTCTTACTAGTATGATTTATCTCAGAACTGTATACTTGTAGAGAGTATTCATGTCAATCCTATTCCAGGCTTTCATTGATGATCAGTTTTGCTAAAAATGTAGTAAATTCTATGTGATTGCTATAGATCTCTGTATGAAATTTAATGTGTAAGTTCTAAAATTGACCGTGTAAAAAAAGTTCAacttttttatgaaaattgtGACGCCACGTATAGCCAATACCTTAATAAGCGGGAAAAAAAAACGCTTCGCGGGAAGCTTTTTACGGATCGGACGGTGCAGGCCGTGCCACGTGGCCGTGCTTCCTCTCATCTGAATCACCTGGCCGCGCCTTTGGCCTCGTGGCGAAACCGTCAGCTTGTGTTCGTCTCTTCCCTCCTCGCTTCCTTCCCttcccatggcggcggcggcggcgaccgcggcggcgcaCCTCCTATCCACCCCGCCCTCCGCCTCTCCAGTACACCCCCCTCCCCATGCCCGCATCCTCTGCGCCCACCGGACCAAAGGCGTCGCAACCCTCTCCTGCCGCGCATCGCTTGGCCCCGATGGCTCGCTCGCCgggctcgccgctgccgctgctgctgcccccAGGGTGGAGCCTCGGGGGAGGCCGTACCTGCGGGAACACTCCTGCCTCATCTTCCCGCCttcgccgcgcggccgccgcccgctcgccgtcgtcaagtTCCTCGGCGGCGCCTTCATCGGCGCCGTCCCCGAGGTCACCTACAGGTAACACAAAATCAAACGCGCGCGCGTTCGAattgagggagaggaggggaaatggGAGTTCTGATTTCGCGTTGGCGCAGCCATTTCCTGAAGCTCCTGGCGCAGGAGGGCTTCCTGGTGGTGTCCGTGCCGTACAACGTCACCTTCGaccacgaggcggcggcgcgggaggtgTACGAGCGGTTCCACGGGTGCTACGGCGCGCTGCTCTCGTCGGGCCTCCCGGCGGCCGGCCTGAGCGCGATGGACATCGCGGAGCTCCCGCTCTACTCGGTCGGCCACAGGTGATCTGAGCTGAGCACGGGGGGTGTTGGATTGGACGCCACCTGTTCGATGTTTTGCCAAGGaggaaattttgaaaaaaataaaatctgatcGATGTATGTGACGTTGTCtttaattattttgtgatgGTTTTGCAGCAACGGTGCGCTGCTTCAGCTGTTGGTGGGGAGCTACTTCTCGGAGAAGATACCAAAGGTTCACATAAATGAGGATACCGAATTCGAATTATTAAAATTTCCATATGATGCTTAGTTGTCTTCGAATTATTAAAATTTCCATATGATGCTTAGTTGTCTGATTCTGATCATTTTAGGCTAATGCCATTGTCTCGTTCAACAATAGGCCCGCTTCAGAGGCTGTTCCATACTTTGAGCAGGTATTTAATGTGCTCTGTAACGTGTTGCATTGCATTGCTCTCACCTTATTATGAACAGGAGTAGCTATTCTGTTCCATACATTACAGTTTCAAACTAATTGAAATAAGAGACATGCTAATTTTGTGAATTAAAGTACTAAACAAGATTTAGTTGAAGAGCTAAACAAAAATCAAGTCTTGATTTGTCAGTATCGCTTTCGTCTTGAGCATTGTGATAGATTCTTTTGTTGGGCTTACATAAGTTTATGGAATCTTTAAAACATTTTTGGCATTTTACAAAAGAAATTGATCAGTGAATATATATTTCTGATAACAGTAGATGACaggaaactattttttttttaaattagctTTATGAATTGGGAGGTACAATCATCTCTCAGCATTAAATGCGTGTGATTGGTGACGACACAGCTGCAAGGTTATAATTTTGAGAATGGAGAAGAAAATAAGCCCTTCTtggttgtaagttgtaactacATAGCAAAAAAAAGGGTTTTGGCTAAAGGTTATTTAATAGCTTCTCCCTCATTTATTGCTTGTGCGTGACTAAGATAGATTTAACAAGTTTAGATGGTGAAATATAGAATCATCTAATGGTGGCGCTAATTGTCCTGGTTATGATCAAAGCCTTGCAGATTGATTTTGTAAGACAAAATGTGTATGTGTAGAACATGCTCATGTCTTTGACCCCATGCCTTCCTTTGTACCTTGCATACCAATGCCTTGCTTTGTACTGAACATGTAGACCACCACCTTCACCGAGCCCACATAATCCATTGTCATTGTATGGAGAATGCACCTGGTTTGATGGTAAGCTGCAATGATTACTCTACCATGCCTTTGCTTGGGACAGAGCTTTTCTCTTGAAAAGGAGTTCAGATGGAGCTCAAAACTCTTAATTTTTCTAAAGTTAGTTCTGCACTGCATTGTGTGGTGACAGTACGCTAGTGCATTTCGAAGTCCAAAAGGTACAAATGTGAACCTAGCAGCTTCTTGCATAACCTGTCTAAAATTTGTTAACAATGAATAATAAGCAATTCCTTAAAAAGAAAGAGCGAAGTGTCAAGAAAATATGTGCAATGCTTTGTTGATGTACTTCATCTCCAACACACATTTTGCGCTTAGAGCTGATTTCAGTCTAAAATGTTACTACATATTCCTGCTTCCTGGATTTTTGTGGTTATTATCTACCTTAGAAGTGATCTTTTAGTGCAGATAGGCCCCCTTTTTAGTCAAGTAATGCCTATGATGGAGGCATCACCTGTTTACTCTGCGGCCAGAAATGCATCAGGTTACTGTTCATTTTGGTTGTCCCTTCTTAAGATTTATCAAAATGCTTCATGGACCTTTATAGTAAGATGCGGTGTCATGGTTTTGTAGGAGATGCATGGAAGGCCCTATTTGATTTAGCTGGAGGTTTGATACAGGTGTATGATCAAGAAGCTATGTTATCCCTGAGCAAATTTGTCGACCAGTTACCATCAGTGATGAATCAGGTACTATATAAATCTAAGTTCTTTCATTTTATAACAACGCTTTCATAAAATGTTTAGCTTAGTTCTGCCCATATCTGTTTCCTATGTTATTGACAGGTTACAGAAGGTGTATCTGAATTCAAACCAACACCACCTGAAAACCGTGAATTCTGCAAGAATTCCTACAATGTACCTAATACACTATTGGTAGGTTTGATGAACTTCTTTTCACTTTGGTAAACCTCTCTCTACTCTAATCAGTGTATATTAATACTTGATGCATGCACTGTAGGTGAAATTCAGCATTGATGCTATTGATGATACAGAGATTGTTGAAGATGTCTTGAAGCCCCGGGTTGAGTCAATTGGTGGACAAATAAAGAAGGTTATACTGTCAGGAACACATCTAACTCCATGCATACaggtaaaatttgctatatCTTCCTCTCAAATTGTATGATGCTTCAGGTGCAGGCAGAGAGTTATACAAACTCATCTATATTTTTGTAGCACTAAATGTGTTATTGTTAGGGGCAATTCACCACCAATTCTCATGCATATTCAAGAAAAAATCACCACC comes from the Oryza glaberrima chromosome 9, OglaRS2, whole genome shotgun sequence genome and includes:
- the LOC127785246 gene encoding uncharacterized protein LOC127785246 isoform X1; amino-acid sequence: MAAAAATAAAHLLSTPPSASPVHPPPHARILCAHRTKGVATLSCRASLGPDGSLAGLAAAAAAAPRVEPRGRPYLREHSCLIFPPSPRGRRPLAVVKFLGGAFIGAVPEVTYSHFLKLLAQEGFLVVSVPYNVTFDHEAAAREVYERFHGCYGALLSSGLPAAGLSAMDIAELPLYSVGHSNGALLQLLVGSYFSEKIPKANAIVSFNNRPASEAVPYFEQIGPLFSQVMPMMEASPVYSAARNASGDAWKALFDLAGGLIQVYDQEAMLSLSKFVDQLPSVMNQVTEGVSEFKPTPPENREFCKNSYNVPNTLLVKFSIDAIDDTEIVEDVLKPRVESIGGQIKKVILSGTHLTPCIQDVKWQVGSEYTPADALAQGLKSLALNETRVLSRTIADWFRSL
- the LOC127785246 gene encoding uncharacterized protein LOC127785246 isoform X2, giving the protein MDIAELPLYSVGHSNGALLQLLVGSYFSEKIPKANAIVSFNNRPASEAVPYFEQIGPLFSQVMPMMEASPVYSAARNASGDAWKALFDLAGGLIQVYDQEAMLSLSKFVDQLPSVMNQVTEGVSEFKPTPPENREFCKNSYNVPNTLLVKFSIDAIDDTEIVEDVLKPRVESIGGQIKKVILSGTHLTPCIQDVKWQVGSEYTPADALAQGLKSLALNETRVLSRTIADWFRSL